A stretch of the Papaver somniferum cultivar HN1 chromosome 6, ASM357369v1, whole genome shotgun sequence genome encodes the following:
- the LOC113291210 gene encoding uncharacterized protein LOC113291210, which translates to MKNLHWDAHDKKFLSRHSPYVQCINTGPLNGLICLFDPEKDHSIQVGNLGTGEFTAWIKSTFISNLNVEDKDKYRLRIVKCDLVFDPSTKEHKVICFWNIHDHQVCEVLTVGDHTWRVIDDVLLAYNFREWYLFGASIYVNGSVYYIPRRPTGEDAEPKSILAFDVGKEKFRSIRIPDFILDQILQKFQPLYSLQLLEIDRHPALLSRISDDIVKLWLFDNEYGSGYRTNTWTEVKIELPFYWGHVDYGNDVYSVRFHSVIGTDFIILYLYRCLAVEGGYHFARKVTQYSYNWKKKIFAEIKINGLPSSIPYHSFVSGQDQ; encoded by the exons ATGAAAAACCTACATTGGGATGctcatgacaagaaattcctaaGTCGGCATTCTCCATATGTGCAGTG CATAAATACTGGACCTttaaatggtttgatttgtttatTTGATCCAGAAAAGGACCATAGTATTCAAGTTGGTAATCTTGGTACCGGTGAATTTACAGCATGGATCAAATCAACATTCATATCCAACTTAAATGTAGAAGATAAAGATAAATATCGTTTACGCATTGTGAAGTGTGATTTGGTATTCGATCCTTCCACTAAGGAGCACAAAGTGATTTGTTTTTGGAATATACATGACCATCAAGTTTGCGAGGTCTTGACAGTAGGAGATCACACATGGAGAGTAATCGATGATGTCCTCCTAGCATACAATTTTAGAGAATGGTATTTGTTTGGAGCTTCTATTTATGTGAATGGTTCCGTATATTACATCCCAAGAAGGCCAACTGGCGAAGATGCTGAGCCTAAATCCATCTTGGCATTTGATGTTGGAAAGGAGAAATTTAGATCTATCAGAATTCCTGATTTCATTCTTGACCAGATTCTGCAGAAATTTCAACCCCTTTATTCTCTGCAATTGCTAGAAATCGACCGTCATCCAGCTCTCTTAAGTCGAATAAGCGATGACATTGTCAAGCTATGGTTATTTGATAATGAGTACGGCAGTGGTTACAGGACTAATACATGGACCGAAGTTAAAATTGAGTTACCCTTCTATTGGGGGCATGTAGACTATGGGAATGATGTGTATTCTGTTCGTTTTCATTCAGTTATAGGAACAGACTTTATAATACTATACTTGTATCGCTGTCTCGCAGTTGAGGGTGGTTATCATTTTGCACGCAAAGTGACTCAATATTCTTataattggaagaagaaaatttttgcagAGATAAAAATCAACGGGCTCCCATCCTCCATTCCATATCACTCCTTCGTTTCAG GTCAAGATCAATAG